A single genomic interval of Apis cerana isolate GH-2021 linkage group LG2, AcerK_1.0, whole genome shotgun sequence harbors:
- the LOC107999609 gene encoding pleckstrin homology domain-containing family M member 1, with protein MNSFLKTVNSMTNNRIILIRESLQKQLNICVMEMQGASGVEENNTIGNCDESMTLCSVLEAIFLHGLKDSLLNRVTEVLSGPDFNAVPQPSFWGPLLVFSHRQIIAQIQTLSQLTTEVGYCRAWIRLALNEGLLASYFGAIKRDNSALKPYYNRSAFIRDTDLVEVAQRLIESLDHICFELACNSSLLNFWSNTPLLLAGIWSPPMKSCPVFSAVDIAKTITTEITDSDNFDEVETASSIGSLGSFNSSQSALNNMVCITEDEALKIILANKKSNNIGTDQLTNNSRDTPPLKEEEEEEKDLLKEQEIEHTILNNGNQKNNETEINMCNDIEDSAIENIVQNHETSHDIVAPTVGNSLIGRLGWSTSFEDCESSLTSSVMSHDSGTNAPRTPGDGPTYDAIIQSYHTVGNSSVPDLQEFLKKYPKKQQSNDETKIRSENKITINFDEQLGKLPREKGLDVQNYSCFECGHAIGMTFSKAHVCSFSSNYYCSNCMSQNEYLIPSRVVYNWDLKCYPVSNKAAAYLQDCPTLLDLKILNPRIYMAVDTMAQLQSLRIQLNLLRAYLFTCREPIIESLQKKVTPRDYLYEHVHQYSISDLYDISNGILAQQLQNVVEFARNHVINCWLCSQKGFICEICNNPKVIYPFDMGTTYRCGACNAVFHAECLNATKPCPKCERKRKRMDLPLLDVGCTDLSLDDAPTFSVNIN; from the exons atGAATTCGTTTTTGAAAACTGTCAATTCAATGACAAACAACAGAATTATCTTAATCAGAGAATCGTTGCaaaagcaattaaatatttgcgtGATGGAAATGCAAGGTGCATCAGGAGTAGAAGAAAACAATACAATTGGCAATTGCGACGAAAGTATGACCCTATGTTCTGTTTTGGAAGCTATCTTTTTACACGGTTTAAAAGACAGCCTTCTGAATCGAGTAACAGAAGTTCTAAGTGGTCCAGACTTCAATGCAGTGCCACAACCAAGTTTTTGGGGTCCATTGCTGGTGTTCTCTCATCGACAAATCATAGCTCAAATACAAACATTAAGCCAACTTACCACAGAAGTTGGATATTGCAGAGCTTGGATACGATTAGCTTTAAACGAAGGTCTTTTAGCTAGTTACTTTGGTGCTATTAAAAGAGATAATTCAGCTTTAAAGCCATATTATAATCGGTCTGCATTCATTAGAGATACAGATCTTGTGGAAGTTGCACAAAGATTAATTGAAAGTTTAGATCACATATGTTTTGAACTTGCATGTAATAGTAGCTTACTAAACTTTTGGTCAAATACTCCTCTTCTATTAGCAGGCATATGGTCGCCACCAATGAAATCTTGTCCAGTATTTAGTGCAGTAGATATTGCAAAAACAATAACTACAGAAATAACAGACAGTGACAATTTTGATGAAGTTGAAACTGCTAGTTCAATTGGTAGTTTGGGTTCCTTTAATTCATCACAATCTGCTCTTAATAATATGGTTTGTATAACAGAGGATGaagctttaaaaattatattagctaataaaaaatcaaacaatatTGGTACAGATCAATTAACCAATAATTCAAGAGATACTCCAcctttaaaagaagaagaagaagaagaaaaagatttattaaaagaacaagaaatagaacatacaattttaaataatggaaatcaaaaaaataatgaaacagaAATTAATATGTGTAATGATATTGAAGATTCagcaattgaaaatattgtgcAAAATCATGAAACTTCACATGATATTGTTGCACCTACAGTAGGAAATTCATTAATTGGTAGATTAGGATGGTCTACATCATTTGAAGATTGTGAATCTTCTTTAACTTCATCTGTAATGTCTCATGATTCTGGGACAAATGCACCTCGTACTCCAGGAGATGGACCTACATATGATGCAATCATTCAAAGCTATCATACTGTTGGAAACTCGTCTGTCCCAGATcttcaagaatttttaaaaaaatatccaaaaaaacAGCAATCTAATGATGAAACTAAAATTCGGTCAGAAAATaag attacaataaattttgatgaacAATTGGGGAAACTTCCCAGAGAGAAAGGTTTAGATGTACAAAATTATAGTTGTTTTGAATGTGGACATGCAATTGGTATGACTTTTTCAAAAGCACATGTTTGCTCTTTTTCTAGTAACTATTATTGTTCAAATTGTATGTCACAAAATGAATATCTTATTCCATCACGAGTAGTATATAATTGggatttaaaatgttatccTGTTTCTAATAAGGCAGCAGCATATTTGCAAGATTGTCCTACATTATtagatcttaaaattttaaatccacGAATTTATATGGCTGTAGATACTATGGCTCAATTACAATCATtaagaattcaattaaatttattgagagcttatttatttacatgtcGTGAACCTATAATTGaatctttacaaaaaaagGTCACACCTagagattatttatatgaacatGTTCATCAATATTCTATTTCTGATCTTTATGATATTTCTAATGGAATTCTCGCGCAACAACTACAAAATGTAGTAGAATTTGCACGAAATCATGTTATAAATTGTTGGCTTTGTAGTCAGAAAGGTTTTATATGTGAAATTTGCAATAATCCAAAAGTAATCTATCCTTTTGATATGGGAACTACATACAga tGTGGAGCCTGCAATGCAGTATTTCATGCAGAATGTTTAAATGCTACTAAACCATGTCCAAAATGTGAACGAAAACGTAAACGAATGGATCTCCCTCTTTTAGATGTAGGATGTACAGATTTATCATTGGATGATGCACCAACATTTtcagttaatataaattaa
- the LOC107999578 gene encoding spindle assembly abnormal protein 6 homolog translates to MNYLNNLIGTAVTGDSSLQLNNVEILYTKVQRVYMKPQHNEERQRELRVNVEIHAGISPVCRKSLCVLLADDDDPCFLYSLFITEDDFKILKSQQGLLVDFDNFATQLIYLLEQCQIPSTNVSKTPPKFLLLLAEESGEWIFKLVETNNFKHLCHLSLNISPASDSDLKTHMAMKIKQLKENILQQNRDALALETRLNDLSNKVETKTKELEQLEQKYMTEKNQIQISSSEQISLEKDRFAKAQLEWQCQSEKEKLEVERKHTEIIKQLHTELAELRTQNVTYKDKLSLLEATNIEQFKQLQTLEKELNVAQRDLNLLKKQNSKLDTDYHEKDKSVNSLKTKVAVLEQELKDKSILINKHTEMLKTAKEQKQYLEDLLTEKEGQLQRKQNSLRNLSDELVKANEILTKLQNELASTKSKLKLRTSIALEQERLLDTKQKEVGQLESKMENLIKETEDAKTEVENLKEQVKTQQTQLEEKEKIIKNNDNVISWLNRRLADSQSPSQNVTAAAPITVPSSIQLTLPRTNKLISNKYETRTPASNTVQMQTNTLSGVPLRNPIVQNPNINQTSRITARSMGVGITDNTIGISTFNKSGQISSTSTPMERINSLNKISGTAAASSMPVIIENNNSSVPSNGTKTKSTSVTQQGGLRRAGLSDKPILPSAYFPKTLH, encoded by the exons atgaattatttaaataatttgataggcACTGCAGTGACTGGTGATTCCAGTTTACAATTGAATAATGTTGAGATATTATATACTAAAGTACAAAGAGTTTATATGAAACCACAACATAATGAAGAGCGCCAACGAGAATTAAGAGTTAATGTAGAAATTCATGCAGGTATTAGTCCTGTATGTAGAAAG agTTTATGCGTTTTGTTAGCAGATGATGATGATCcttgttttctttattctttatttatcacagaagatgattttaaaattttaaagtctCAACAAGGGCTATTAGtagattttgataattttgcaactcaattaatatatttattagaacaaTGTCAAATACCTTCCACAAATGTATCAAAAACACcaccaaaatttttattgctattAGCAGAAGAAAGTGGAGAATGGATTTTCAAACTGgttgaaacaaataatttcaaacatttatgTCATTTAAGCTTAAATATATCACCTGCAAGTGACTCAGATTTAAAAACACATATGgctatgaaaattaaacaattaaaagaaaatattttacaacaaaACAGAGATGCACTTGCACTTGAAACAAGACTAAATGATTTGTCAAATAAAGtagaaacaaaaacaaaagaattggAACAAttagaacaaaaatatatgacaGAAAAGAATCAAATCCAAATATCTTCTTCAGAACAAATAAGTCTTGAAAAAGATAG ATTTGCTAAAGCACAACTAGAATGGCAATGTcaaagtgaaaaagaaaaattagaagtgGAACGTAAACATacagaaattataaaacaacttCATACTGAACTTGCAGAATTACGTACACAAAATGTaacatataaagataaattatctcTTCTTGAAGCAACTAATATAGaacaatttaaacaattgCAAACTCTTGAGAAAGAACTTAATGTTGCTCaaagagatttaaatttattaaaaaaacaaaattctaaattgGATACAGATTAtcatgaaaaagataaatcagtaaatagtttaaaaacaaaagttgCTGTACTTGAACAAGAATTAAAAGACAAAAgtatacttattaataaacatacaGAAATGTTAAAAACTGCCAAAGAACAGAAACAATATCTTGAAGATCTTTTAACTGAAAAAGAAGGTCAGTTACAACGTAAACAAAATTCTTTACGAAATTTAAGTGATGAACTAGTCAAagctaatgaaatattaacaaaattacaaaatgaacTTGCTTCaacaaaatctaaattaaaattacgaacTAGTATAGCACTTGAACAAGAAAGATTATTAGATACTAAACAAAAAGAAGTTGGCCAATTAGAaagtaaaatggaaaatttaataaaagaaacagaagATGCAAAAACAGaggttgaaaatttaaaagaacaagTCAAAACTCAACAAAcacaattagaagaaaaagaaaaaataataaaaaataatgataatg tgatAAGTTGGCTAAATCGACGATTAGCAGATAGTCAATCTCCATCACAAAATGTTACTGCAGCAGCACCAATTACAGTACCATCTTCTATTCAATTAACATTACCTAGAACAAATAAGTTAATTAGcaataaatatgaaacacGTACACCTGCATCTAATACAGTACAAATGCAAACAAATACATTATCTGGAGTGCCATTAAGAAATCCTATTGTACAAAAtccaaatattaatcaaacttCACGTATAACAGCACGGTCAATGGGTGTTGGTATTACTGATAATACCATAGGCATATCAACATTTAACAAAAGTGGTCAAATCTCGAGTACTAGTACACCTATGGAacgtattaattctttaaataaaatatctggaACTGCTGCAGCTTCTTCAATGCCagttattatagaaaataataattcatctgTACCATCAAATGgtacaaaaacaaaaagtacAAGTGTTACTCAACAAGGTGGATTAAGAAGAGCAGGTTTGTCTGATAAGCCAATTTTGCCATCTGCATATTTTCCTAAAACTTtacattga